From Nitrospira sp., a single genomic window includes:
- a CDS encoding DUF2905 domain-containing protein, with protein MPEWTTLGKVLIGIGFGIVALGVLLVVVERIPGLGNAFSWLGKLPGDLSIKRDNFGFYFPIATSIVLSILLSLLFYFIGWLFRR; from the coding sequence ATGCCGGAATGGACGACGCTTGGCAAGGTCTTAATCGGAATAGGGTTTGGAATCGTTGCGCTCGGGGTTCTGTTGGTCGTTGTGGAGCGGATTCCTGGCTTAGGGAACGCCTTCAGTTGGCTCGGTAAGCTCCCGGGCGACCTCTCCATCAAACGTGACAATTTCGGCTTCTATTTTCCCATCGCGACAAGTATTGTTCTCAGCATCCTTCTGAGTCTGCTATTCTATTTTATAGGATGGCTCTTTCGCCGATGA
- a CDS encoding SpoIID/LytB domain-containing protein, with product MALSPMIAARFWAGAAGVGICLGSIMMPEAGAAQSIRVLLAPDVQQLEVHTDQTIWVTDEHDEAWSYRPVLRIKVRGRALILNGKPVVSDQLTLRAGNHDLKLWLNGNGRRTALHASDDKGGLQISGVIQLVRRGKGLLLVNHVDLEEYVKGVVPAEVNSAWHPEMLKVQAIAARTYALYQHMLSATRDYDVVASTQDQVYRGRHGVDERVIQAVESTRGLVVVYQGAPIYAAFSSTAAGITEDAMNVWSKDLPYLKGVECPFDLESPFYQWKASVKLDTLEKNLRQRGFAVGTILGITPLAYSRAGRVATIQIVHSSGELTLRGEDLRKMVGYTVVPSTQFAIDSVGQDVVFSGYGAGHAVGLCQWGAKELAELGYSFSSILRYYYPGTEIQDASLTQAPPVPPIPAAPPS from the coding sequence ATGGCTCTTTCGCCGATGATAGCCGCGCGGTTCTGGGCCGGCGCAGCGGGAGTGGGGATCTGCCTCGGCTCGATCATGATGCCAGAGGCGGGGGCGGCGCAATCGATTCGCGTGCTCTTGGCTCCTGATGTCCAGCAGCTGGAAGTACATACCGATCAGACCATTTGGGTCACTGATGAACATGATGAGGCCTGGTCGTATCGGCCTGTTTTGCGGATTAAGGTGCGTGGCCGTGCGTTGATACTCAACGGCAAACCGGTCGTGAGCGATCAGCTGACGTTACGGGCTGGGAATCACGACCTCAAGCTCTGGCTCAATGGAAACGGCAGGAGGACAGCACTTCACGCGAGTGATGACAAAGGTGGCCTACAAATCAGTGGGGTGATCCAGCTGGTTCGGCGAGGGAAGGGACTGCTCCTCGTCAATCATGTCGATTTGGAAGAGTATGTCAAAGGGGTGGTACCGGCGGAGGTCAATTCTGCCTGGCATCCCGAGATGTTGAAGGTTCAGGCCATTGCGGCCAGGACCTATGCGCTGTACCAACATATGCTCAGTGCCACACGGGACTACGATGTCGTTGCTAGTACCCAAGATCAGGTCTATCGTGGCCGTCACGGTGTCGATGAACGGGTGATCCAGGCGGTCGAATCGACGAGAGGCTTGGTGGTGGTGTACCAAGGTGCTCCGATCTATGCGGCATTCTCGTCGACTGCCGCAGGAATCACGGAAGATGCCATGAATGTGTGGTCGAAGGATCTCCCATATTTAAAAGGTGTCGAATGCCCGTTCGATCTTGAGTCTCCGTTTTATCAATGGAAGGCCTCCGTCAAGCTCGACACGTTGGAAAAGAATTTGCGGCAACGGGGATTTGCGGTAGGAACAATCTTGGGAATCACACCGCTTGCCTATAGCCGTGCCGGACGAGTGGCGACCATACAGATTGTGCACTCGAGCGGGGAGTTGACGCTACGGGGCGAAGACCTGCGCAAAATGGTGGGGTATACGGTGGTGCCCAGTACACAATTTGCCATCGACTCGGTCGGGCAGGATGTCGTCTTCTCCGGCTACGGGGCAGGTCATGCGGTTGGCCTGTGTCAGTGGGGCGCGAAAGAATTGGCGGAATTGGGCTATTCGTTTTCGAGCATTCTTCGTTACTACTATCCTGGGACAGAGATTCAGGATGCGTCCTTGACTCAAGCCCCTCCTGTGCCTCCGATCCCTGCGGCCCCTCCATCCTAG